In a genomic window of Gossypium arboreum isolate Shixiya-1 chromosome 7, ASM2569848v2, whole genome shotgun sequence:
- the LOC108488322 gene encoding protein SEED AND ROOT HAIR PROTECTIVE PROTEIN-like, with protein MALTTFCFTISLILCSFMVDFASASGDYGYGSKPQLFHTPMFHVKEKPLPIGIEGFILCKSGPKTIPIKGGVARITCLAVDVNGYQTAPFSILSKPTDSKGYYFATLYPNELNHNKLKLAECKAFLEKSPLETCKVATDVNKGITGAPLSYRRLLDNKKMTLFSVSPFIFSNGY; from the exons ATGGCTCTCACCACTTTCTGCTTCACCATATCTTTGATTCTATGCTCATTTATGGTTGATTTTGCTTCTGCTTCTGGTGATTATGGATATGGTTCAAAACCACAACTATTTCACACACCCATGTTTCATGTGAAGGAAAAGCCACTCCCCATTGGTATTGAAGGCTTTATTCTATGTAAATCAGGCCCCAAAACAATCCCAATTAAAG GAGGTGTTGCTAGGATAACATGTCTAGCTGTTGATGTAAATGGTTATCAAACAGCACCTTTCTCCATCTTAAGCAAACCGACAGATTCAAAGGGATATTACTTTGCAACATTGTACCCTAACGAGCTCAATCATAACAAGCTAAAGCTTGCAGAATGTAAAGCTTTCCTTGAGAAATCACCACTGGAGACATGCAAGGTTGCGACCGATGTTAACAAAGGAATAACAGGTGCTCCCCTCTCTTATCGTCGCCTGCTTGACAACAAGAAGATGACGTTATTTTCAGTCTCACCTTTCATATTCTCTAATGGTTATTGA